A stretch of Candidatus Baltobacteraceae bacterium DNA encodes these proteins:
- a CDS encoding glycosyltransferase family 39 protein gives MRNPARAAFIGAAIAALITLPGLGAGTLWDNSETAYGEVAREILLFHDWIVMHLNGAPWFIQPPLYFWIAAAFAKLFGVGSFALRLPSAVATIAMGAMTGYAVTRQTSWRTGVYAAVVLSTCLMQAIVGRLAIMDAMLDLAVALSVFWWFRALQTGRDRYFLLGCAAAAFGFLTKGPVAPVLAGLVIFAYFVWNRRHARTLLPSWRGWLGGIGLFVLIVAPWLIALVARTGGHSVVELIGHYTVGRYTGTIENQAGPVWYYLPVLILGFFPWIAFFPSAIAYGIDRLARPAENDDERNTQQMLRLAFTWIVVPLLFFSFAKTKLPNYIALEFPALALLVGFYFENAVRKGRSRSLLISAAAVPVTIAMLAIAIVWFSHDNRLTSDLQSVAVDLFFVGAAIFVGSLATFALLVRNSTMAYAPYVLGSATTLAVLFLALLALPNAERFKPVPALARVIDARRQPGDAVAIQNIAGGNALVFYTRPRVYVLASPDARSGDQGLRPRSVICSSKRAWVIAPKRRPAVDPRYGRHRSVVAESGKADLFLYDGPPCSAAN, from the coding sequence ATGCGCAATCCCGCCCGTGCGGCGTTCATCGGAGCGGCTATCGCCGCGCTCATTACTCTGCCGGGTCTTGGCGCCGGTACGCTCTGGGACAATAGCGAGACCGCCTACGGCGAGGTGGCGCGCGAGATTCTCCTCTTTCACGACTGGATCGTGATGCATCTCAACGGGGCGCCGTGGTTCATCCAGCCGCCCCTCTACTTCTGGATCGCCGCCGCATTCGCGAAACTTTTCGGTGTAGGAAGCTTTGCGCTGCGGCTGCCCTCGGCGGTCGCGACGATTGCGATGGGGGCCATGACCGGCTACGCCGTCACCCGCCAGACCTCGTGGCGGACCGGCGTTTATGCGGCGGTCGTCCTCTCGACGTGTCTGATGCAGGCGATCGTAGGGCGCCTCGCCATCATGGACGCGATGCTGGACCTCGCCGTCGCCCTCTCGGTCTTTTGGTGGTTTCGCGCTTTACAGACCGGGCGCGATCGCTACTTTCTGCTGGGGTGCGCGGCGGCGGCATTCGGCTTTCTCACGAAGGGTCCGGTTGCGCCGGTCCTGGCCGGACTCGTGATTTTCGCGTACTTCGTGTGGAATCGGCGGCACGCCCGTACGCTCTTGCCGTCCTGGCGCGGATGGCTCGGCGGCATCGGTCTTTTCGTTTTGATCGTCGCGCCATGGTTGATCGCGCTCGTCGCTCGCACGGGCGGCCACTCGGTCGTGGAACTCATCGGTCACTACACCGTTGGGCGATACACGGGCACCATCGAGAATCAGGCGGGACCCGTTTGGTACTACCTACCCGTGCTGATTCTCGGGTTCTTTCCATGGATCGCGTTCTTTCCGTCGGCGATTGCGTACGGAATCGATCGGCTCGCGCGTCCGGCCGAAAACGACGACGAGCGCAATACCCAGCAAATGCTGCGGCTGGCGTTTACGTGGATCGTCGTGCCGCTGCTCTTTTTTAGCTTTGCAAAGACGAAGCTTCCGAACTATATCGCGCTCGAGTTCCCCGCGCTCGCGCTGCTGGTCGGCTTTTACTTTGAGAATGCCGTGCGCAAAGGACGAAGCCGTTCCTTGCTGATCTCCGCGGCCGCGGTTCCGGTAACGATCGCCATGCTCGCGATCGCGATCGTCTGGTTTTCGCACGACAATCGTTTAACGAGCGACTTGCAGAGCGTTGCGGTGGATCTGTTCTTCGTGGGCGCCGCGATCTTCGTGGGTTCGCTCGCAACCTTCGCGCTGCTCGTACGGAACTCCACGATGGCCTACGCGCCTTACGTGCTCGGCAGCGCCACGACCCTGGCGGTACTGTTTCTCGCGTTGCTTGCGCTGCCGAACGCCGAACGTTTCAAGCCCGTGCCGGCGCTCGCGCGCGTGATTGACGCGCGGCGCCAACCCGGCGACGCCGTCGCAATTCAAAACATTGCCGGCGGCAACGCGCTCGTCTTTTACACGCGCCCGCGCGTCTACGTACTCGCATCGCCCGACGCGCGGAGCGGCGATCAAGGGTTGCGCCCTCGCAGCGTCATCTGCTCGTCAAAGCGCGCGTGGGTGATCGCGCCGAAACGCCGCCCGGCCGTCGATCCGCGATACGGACGCCATCGCAGCGTCGTCGCCGAATCGGGCAAAGCCGACCTCTTCCTCTACGACGGCCCACCCTGCTCCGCAGCCAACTAA
- the hemC gene encoding hydroxymethylbilane synthase, with the protein MAFPITLHTNGRRALVAGGGSVALRKVTSLLAGGAHVCVVAPRIDPELRTLLESHGGEIADRPYRSGDIEGAFLAVAATGDDVANALVVADARARGILVCDATHPARGDFSMQAVVRVGELTFAIDTGGASPAFAKRLARELRERFGEGYGTAAKTLARMRTYVKAVLAPGERGEVLRALAELPIERLATMNPAQAEHEVEETIEHLRGHVHAPAPGTAVCASRASALAMTQARTVAARLARHGMATTILNVTTTGDRVQDRSLASIGAESLFVKELELALRDGRADYAVHSCKDLPSVLPEDMAIAAVSAREDPRDVFCSERFTDFWTLPAGARVGTSSQRRRAQLAALRDDLAYADIRGNIDTRLRKLRDGDYDAIVLAAAGLNRMRLAAAYSVPFSIEQVVPAVAQGALAVETRAGDSALAQTLREAINDETAELAVCCERAALRRLRGGCQAPIGIHARFDGARLLACGIVATLDGTRIVRAERAAPVASVEQAERLGTALAEELENAGAAEILAAAPQLPLLPLAGRLVILPRTLDRPSRIAAALRAEGADVFELHAGEEGDAGLGTRVPDILVFASSGSVAAAADYLRRLHASQLRPTVAAMGPESSAAALAAGFAPDLVAPEAAIEALLRVVRGHLLESNNS; encoded by the coding sequence ATGGCATTTCCCATCACCCTTCATACTAACGGTCGCCGCGCGCTCGTCGCCGGCGGCGGATCCGTCGCGCTTCGCAAAGTCACCTCGCTGCTCGCGGGTGGGGCGCACGTCTGCGTGGTTGCTCCGCGCATCGATCCCGAACTCCGCACGCTCCTCGAGAGCCACGGAGGCGAGATCGCCGATCGGCCCTATCGCTCGGGGGATATCGAGGGCGCGTTCCTAGCCGTTGCCGCTACCGGCGACGACGTCGCGAACGCGCTGGTCGTTGCGGATGCGCGCGCGCGCGGCATCCTCGTCTGCGATGCCACCCATCCCGCACGCGGCGATTTTTCGATGCAGGCCGTCGTGCGCGTCGGTGAGTTGACGTTCGCGATCGACACCGGCGGCGCTTCGCCCGCATTTGCCAAACGGCTCGCGCGCGAGCTTCGCGAACGTTTCGGCGAAGGCTACGGCACCGCGGCCAAAACGCTGGCACGCATGCGGACGTATGTCAAGGCCGTCCTCGCGCCGGGGGAACGCGGCGAGGTGCTGCGCGCGCTCGCGGAGTTGCCGATCGAACGGTTAGCGACGATGAATCCCGCGCAGGCGGAGCACGAAGTCGAGGAGACGATCGAGCATCTGCGCGGGCACGTTCACGCTCCGGCCCCCGGCACGGCCGTCTGCGCTTCGCGCGCGAGCGCGCTCGCCATGACGCAAGCCCGCACGGTCGCGGCGCGGCTCGCGCGCCACGGCATGGCCACTACCATTCTGAACGTCACCACGACCGGCGATCGCGTGCAGGATCGTTCGCTCGCGTCGATCGGCGCGGAGAGTCTCTTCGTGAAAGAACTCGAACTCGCGCTGCGCGACGGACGCGCGGACTACGCCGTGCATTCGTGTAAGGATCTGCCGAGCGTTCTACCCGAGGATATGGCGATCGCCGCCGTTTCGGCGCGCGAAGATCCGCGCGACGTCTTCTGCAGCGAGCGATTTACCGATTTCTGGACGCTGCCGGCGGGCGCGCGCGTCGGCACCTCGAGCCAGCGCCGGCGCGCGCAACTGGCCGCCCTGCGCGACGATCTCGCTTACGCGGACATTCGCGGCAACATCGATACGCGACTGCGCAAACTGCGTGACGGCGACTACGACGCGATCGTGCTGGCGGCGGCCGGCCTCAATCGTATGCGCCTGGCGGCAGCCTATAGCGTGCCGTTTTCGATCGAGCAAGTCGTTCCGGCGGTGGCGCAGGGCGCGCTCGCCGTCGAGACGCGCGCCGGTGACTCCGCGCTCGCGCAGACCCTGCGCGAGGCGATCAACGACGAGACGGCCGAGCTCGCCGTTTGCTGCGAGCGCGCGGCACTGCGCCGTTTGCGTGGCGGCTGCCAAGCCCCCATCGGTATTCACGCGCGATTCGACGGTGCCCGGCTGCTCGCGTGCGGCATCGTTGCGACGCTCGACGGAACGCGCATCGTCCGCGCCGAGCGCGCGGCGCCGGTAGCGAGCGTCGAGCAGGCCGAACGTCTCGGAACCGCGCTTGCCGAAGAACTCGAGAATGCCGGCGCGGCGGAGATTCTCGCCGCCGCGCCGCAGCTGCCGCTCCTTCCGCTCGCGGGACGGCTCGTGATCCTGCCCCGCACCCTCGATCGCCCCAGCCGCATCGCGGCGGCCCTGCGCGCCGAGGGTGCGGACGTGTTCGAATTGCACGCCGGCGAGGAAGGCGACGCGGGGCTTGGAACGCGCGTACCGGACATACTGGTTTTCGCATCGAGCGGTTCGGTCGCGGCCGCGGCGGACTACCTGCGCCGGCTTCACGCGTCGCAACTTCGTCCGACGGTAGCCGCCATGGGGCCGGAGAGTTCCGCCGCGGCGCTCGCCGCCGGATTCGCACCCGATCTCGTCGCACCCGAAGCCGCGATCGAAGCGCTCTTGCGCGTCGTTCGCGGACACCTTTTGGAGTCGAACAACTCGTGA
- the hemB gene encoding porphobilinogen synthase, producing the protein MNEPSRLDQPLRPRRLRRTPALRALVREHGVRVESLVQPLFIVENEAAAGEIASMPGIFRYTVESVIKEAGTLDALGIHSLLLFGIPETKDARATANFDPNGVVQRAARAIKEAYPHVLVIADLCNCEYTDHGHCGIVNARGEIDNDATVALLVKTALTYARSGVDVVAPSDMMDGRVGAIRAALDDAGFTDVAIMAYSAKYASAFYGPFREAADSTPQFGDRRSYQMDPANAREALREIALDIAEGADVVMVKPGLPYLDIVRAARDAFDTPIAVYNVSGEYSMLKAAASQGWIDGDRAVDEVLVSFVRAGADIIITYFAKEYAARRGPANE; encoded by the coding sequence GTGAACGAACCGTCGCGTTTGGACCAACCATTGCGCCCGCGTCGCCTCCGGCGCACGCCGGCTTTGCGCGCACTCGTGCGCGAGCACGGCGTGCGAGTCGAATCGCTCGTGCAGCCGCTCTTCATCGTCGAGAACGAGGCGGCCGCCGGTGAGATCGCTTCGATGCCCGGCATCTTTCGTTACACCGTCGAGAGCGTGATCAAAGAGGCCGGCACGCTCGACGCCCTCGGCATACACAGCCTGCTGCTCTTCGGTATTCCGGAAACCAAAGACGCGCGCGCGACCGCCAACTTCGATCCCAACGGCGTCGTGCAGCGGGCGGCGCGCGCCATCAAAGAGGCCTATCCGCACGTCCTGGTGATCGCGGATCTCTGCAATTGCGAATACACCGATCACGGCCACTGCGGCATCGTGAACGCGCGCGGCGAAATCGATAACGACGCAACCGTCGCGTTGTTGGTGAAGACCGCCCTGACGTACGCGCGCAGCGGCGTCGACGTCGTAGCGCCGTCGGATATGATGGACGGCCGAGTCGGCGCGATTCGTGCCGCGCTCGACGATGCCGGTTTTACCGATGTAGCGATCATGGCTTATAGCGCGAAGTACGCGAGCGCGTTCTACGGTCCGTTTCGCGAGGCGGCCGATTCGACGCCGCAGTTCGGCGACCGGCGCAGCTACCAGATGGACCCGGCCAACGCGCGCGAAGCGCTGCGCGAGATCGCGCTCGACATCGCCGAGGGCGCCGACGTCGTGATGGTCAAGCCCGGATTGCCCTATCTCGATATCGTTCGCGCGGCACGCGATGCATTCGACACGCCGATCGCCGTCTACAACGTCAGCGGCGAATATTCGATGCTCAAGGCCGCCGCGTCACAGGGGTGGATCGACGGCGATCGCGCCGTAGACGAAGTGCTGGTAAGTTTCGTGCGCGCGGGCGCCGACATCATCATCACCTATTTTGCGAAGGAGTACGCGGCGCGCCGTGGACCCGCGAACGAGTGA
- a CDS encoding molybdenum cofactor guanylyltransferase: MDPRTSDLAVCILAGGEATRLPGKLEGDAGGMPLLARVYSNVAGIAPVTIAAKSTFAPELDAALLCPIVVDRWVKRGPLGGLLSAFGAIRAARVFVVAGDLPRVTAEVFDALARAWNPQTEVAIPVHGERGHSEPLCALYDRVAFLQAAYPIFTGGSGSVRGVVEHLRATPVRFADPGVFANVNTAMDRRELYAR, from the coding sequence GTGGACCCGCGAACGAGTGATCTCGCCGTTTGCATTCTGGCCGGCGGCGAAGCGACGCGATTGCCCGGCAAGCTCGAAGGCGACGCCGGCGGCATGCCGCTGCTGGCGCGCGTCTATAGCAACGTCGCCGGAATCGCGCCGGTGACGATCGCGGCCAAGAGCACGTTCGCACCGGAACTCGACGCGGCACTCCTTTGCCCGATCGTCGTCGATCGCTGGGTCAAACGCGGACCGCTCGGCGGACTCCTCAGTGCGTTCGGCGCGATACGCGCGGCGCGCGTGTTCGTGGTGGCCGGCGATCTGCCGCGCGTTACCGCGGAAGTCTTCGATGCGCTCGCGCGGGCCTGGAACCCGCAGACCGAGGTCGCGATTCCGGTACACGGCGAGCGCGGGCACTCCGAACCCCTCTGCGCCCTCTACGACCGCGTCGCATTTCTGCAGGCGGCCTACCCGATCTTTACCGGCGGCTCGGGGAGCGTGCGCGGCGTCGTCGAACACCTGCGCGCGACCCCCGTTCGCTTCGCCGACCCAGGCGTATTCGCGAACGTCAACACGGCGATGGATCGCCGCGAACTCTACGCACGATGA
- the hemL gene encoding glutamate-1-semialdehyde 2,1-aminomutase: protein MKIERSISAFARARRTIAGGVNSPVRAFKAVGGSPVFARSGAGAYMTDLDGHEYIDYVLSWGPLVLGHAHPAVVRAITQAAARGSSFGVPTEAESELAELICALVPSIERVRFTSSGTEATMSAVRLARGYTRREKIVKFAGCYHGHGDSFLIAAGSGALTNGVPNSPGITEGVARDTIVLPYNDADAVTRAFASSEGRIAAVIVEPYAGNMGLILPEPGYLQRLRDLCTQHGALLIFDEVMTGFRVAIGGVQAREGIAPDLTTLGKVIGGGLPVGAFGGRAEIMAQLSPDGPVYQAGTLSGNPLAMAAGIATLRELHDDTHIFEALEIMTKLLCDGLHEIFTKHDIPHYTTRAGSMFCTFFTEKPVRDLAGAMESDTALYAKYFHAMLESGVYLAPSQFEAGFISTAHTTRDVERTIHAADRAVAGIVAAIP from the coding sequence GTGAAAATCGAACGCTCGATCTCGGCTTTTGCGCGCGCGCGCCGCACGATCGCCGGCGGCGTCAATTCGCCGGTCCGCGCGTTTAAGGCCGTCGGCGGTTCGCCCGTGTTCGCGAGGAGCGGCGCGGGGGCGTACATGACCGATCTCGACGGACACGAGTACATCGACTACGTGCTTTCGTGGGGGCCGCTGGTCCTCGGACACGCGCATCCCGCCGTCGTTCGCGCCATCACGCAAGCGGCCGCGCGCGGCAGTTCCTTTGGCGTACCGACCGAAGCCGAGAGCGAACTCGCCGAACTGATCTGCGCCCTCGTACCCTCCATCGAACGCGTGCGTTTTACCTCCAGCGGCACGGAAGCGACGATGAGCGCCGTGCGCCTCGCCCGCGGCTACACGCGGCGCGAGAAGATCGTGAAGTTTGCCGGCTGCTATCACGGACATGGCGATTCGTTTTTGATCGCGGCGGGTTCCGGAGCGCTGACGAACGGCGTACCAAATTCGCCCGGCATCACCGAAGGCGTCGCGCGCGATACGATCGTGCTGCCCTACAACGACGCCGACGCCGTGACGCGTGCGTTCGCGTCGAGCGAGGGCCGAATCGCGGCGGTGATCGTCGAACCGTACGCGGGCAACATGGGCCTCATTCTGCCCGAACCCGGCTACCTGCAGAGGTTGCGCGATCTCTGCACGCAGCACGGCGCGCTGCTTATTTTCGACGAAGTGATGACCGGCTTTCGCGTGGCGATCGGCGGCGTGCAAGCGCGCGAGGGCATCGCGCCGGATCTTACGACGCTTGGAAAAGTAATCGGCGGCGGTTTGCCGGTCGGCGCCTTCGGCGGACGAGCGGAGATCATGGCGCAACTCTCGCCCGACGGCCCCGTCTACCAAGCCGGAACGCTCTCGGGCAACCCGCTTGCGATGGCCGCGGGAATCGCGACGCTGCGCGAATTGCACGACGATACGCACATTTTTGAAGCGCTCGAGATTATGACCAAGCTGCTCTGCGACGGCTTGCACGAGATCTTTACCAAGCACGACATCCCGCATTACACCACGCGGGCCGGCTCGATGTTCTGCACGTTCTTTACCGAGAAGCCCGTGCGCGATCTGGCCGGCGCGATGGAGTCGGATACGGCACTCTACGCGAAGTACTTTCACGCCATGCTCGAAAGCGGCGTCTATCTCGCTCCTTCGCAATTCGAAGCCGGATTTATCTCGACGGCCCATACCACCCGCGACGTCGAGCGAACCATTCACGCAGCCGACCGAGCGGTTGCCGGCATCGTGGCGGCGATCCCGTGA